tttttttttttttgagacggagtctcgctctgtcgcccaggctggagtgcagtggccggatctcagctcactgcaagctctgcctcccgggttcacgccattctcctgcctcagcctcccgagtagctgggactacaggcgcccgccacctcgctcggctagttttttgtatttcttaatagagacggggtttcaccgtgttagccaggatggtttcgatctcctgacctcgtgatccgcccgtctcggcctcccaaagtgctgggattacaggcttgagccaccgcgcccggccaaatatacaaattataattaagctgttttacatttttttcccacagTAAATCTTCAAATTCTGGGGTATGTATTACACTCACTGACAAATGAGGTTGCACCACTTGCATTCCAGGTACTCGATGGTGACATGGGGCCTGGGGACCCCAGTGGCCAGCACAGCCTCAACGAACCTGCTGTTCTAGACGCTActtttggtaatttgttatggcagcaacaCAAAGGAAatacacaccaacacacacacagtcccACGTCATGGGtgtcttttcctcattgtttatTTCAACAAGGgttataaaaagtagaaaaataaacatttgcctGGAGGTGACTTGGgtttacacacacaaatacataaatagcGATTGGGTGGCAATAAATTAAGACAAGcggttaatttataaataaaatctcaGATTGCATGACTGGTGGGAGAGTCAAACACACAGGTCCCCACTGGCGACACATTTCAGGTCCCGCGTGAGGAGGCGGAAGAGGTTGAAGGTGACAGAGGCCTCGAGGCAGCCAGGGGACTCCTGTAGGGAGAAGGGGATGGGTCAGGGGCTGTCCAGGGTCTGGACTCCTAGTGGCTCCCCAGACCCCAGTCCCTCTCTTCCCAGCTCACTCACCTTTTTTGGGGCCTCCTGGAGCCGGTGCAGCCAGTGGTGGAGGCGGCCCCGgggcctgggccctgctgtcGGCTGAGGCTGGATCTGTGGGCAGTGGAGAGCTGTGTGTGAGGCAGGGCCTGGGCGGCCACAGGGGAAGGACGCTGCTCAGAGCCCACAGACCTGGGTGCCCGGGCCCCGAGGACTCACACAGGCCCGGAGCTGGGAGAGGATGTGGTGCAGGGTGTGAAGGGGCTGGTCCAAAACATCCACCAGGACCGAGTCAGCGTCAGCGGCGGCCTCCAGAACCTTCAGCGTCAGGGCCAGCTCAGCCTCCAAAGCCACGGGGCGCTCCCTCACCTGAGGAGAGGTGAGAAAGAACAGGTGAGGGGGCAGGTGAGGGGAACAGGTGGGGGGAGGAGGATAGAGAGGAACAAGTGAAGGTGACAGGCACAGGGGAGAGGGCACAGCCAATGTGGTCAGGTGGGTACAGAGGGAAGGGGGAGCAGGTGTGGGGAGAGGAGTGAGacaagggagaaggagaaggtgaAGGGGCCACTACAGAGCCAGGTGAGCGGGGTCGGGAGGGCAGGCGTGGGCCTGACTCCCCCTCTCACCTGCAGCTGCCTCAGGTCCCAGGTCCTGGGGAAGAGGCGGGAGCGGCACCTGCAGTCCTTCAGCAGAAGCGACTCTTCCTAGACAGCAAAGGCACAGGTTAGCCCCAGCAGGAGGGTTGGAGGTTAGACCACTCTGATGGGATTGGAGGATGGCTGACAACAGGATAGGGGAGGTTAACTGCTGGGACGATTGTAGAGGATCCTCTTCTACAGGAAAACATGAGTCAGTCCCTGCAGTAGGAGCATGAGATAGCCCACTGCAGGGAGGGTGGAGGCTAGCCCAGTGAAGGAAGCTGGGACTAGGAAAGCATGGTGACCCTTGGAGTGGGGGTGGAGGCTAGCCCATGGCAGGAGGGCAGGGGGAGACTCACTAAGGCATCTTTGGCCCTTTTAAAGGCCTGCAGCTCCTGTGGAGACAGGGACTTGAACTGAGCTATGTGGCAGCCCCTTGCATCCGGGAGAGCCCCGTGGAGCCTGGTGACAGGAACTGCTCCAGTCACGGTCAGCACTGCGGCCATCAGCACCAGCACTGGCATGCAGCCCCCGGTCATGTCTGTGTCACAGAGAGAAAGGGAGCTGAGGGGATGGCGAGGCTGCcccctgagggcaggggctgcaggAGCTGAGCACGGACAGAGATGTGGGACTCACCTAGTTTCATTCCTGATCTCTGGTCTTTGTCAGCAGAAGAAACACTCTGAGGCTGTCACCCGGGGTCCGTTTGGGTCTTGTTTGGAGTCTCTGTTCTTTTCCGTCCCCTCTTCTGGATCTCTGGCTGTGTCCTGGCCTCGACTCTTTCTGTCAGTTTTGAGCTCTGTCTGAGATGTAACTCCTGCCTGAGCTCCATGGGGCGGCTTTTATCCCTGACAGAAGGGCAGTCCCAGCTGATGTGGGAAAAGTGAAAACACCACCTCAGGTAAGACACCGGCCACCAGGGGAGCCCCAGGTTGGGAAAGcccagagcagggcagggccagtgAGCCAGGTGAGCAGCTGGAGGGAAAGAGAAACTGATGGAGACTCACGGATTACCTACAGGAAGGTGTGTTCCCAAGAGGATTCCACCTgctctgcttttgttgttgttgttgtagtttaagatagggtctcactctgtcactggagtgcaatggcgtgatcatagctcactgcagcctcaaactcctgggctcaagcaatcctcctcatCCAGCCTattaaagtgctgagattacaggcctgagccaccactcctggcatTGGGCGcatgcgcgcgtgtgtgtgtgtgtgtgtatatgtgtgtgtgtgtatatatatttttatatatttgtgtatatatatttatattttaatatatttatatatacatatatatatatatatttttaaacaggaTGTTGTTtgatcacccaggctgtagtgcagtgcaaaatcttggctaactgcaacctccgcctcctgggttcaagcgattctcctgcctcagcctcccaagtagctgagattacagatttGTGCCAacatttccagctaatttttatgtttagtagagatggcg
The sequence above is a segment of the Macaca nemestrina isolate mMacNem1 chromosome 20, mMacNem.hap1, whole genome shotgun sequence genome. Coding sequences within it:
- the LOC105495378 gene encoding interferon lambda-3, with the protein product MKLDMTGGCMPVLVLMAAVLTVTGAVPVTRLHGALPDARGCHIAQFKSLSPQELQAFKRAKDALEESLLLKDCRCRSRLFPRTWDLRQLQVRERPVALEAELALTLKVLEAAADADSVLVDVLDQPLHTLHHILSQLRACIQPQPTAGPRPRGRLHHWLHRLQEAPKKESPGCLEASVTFNLFRLLTRDLKCVASGDLCV